AATACATCCAAAATGCATCTGATTAAACAAGCTCCTTGATTCCAAGCAGGGGCACTGACAATCTCTTTAttcataaacatttctttattttatctctttttgaaGCTGATCACCATTTGACATTTATCTGaagtttttacttatttttaactCTATATGGGGCTCTGCCTGGTCTGTCTTCAAATGGATGATAGCAGCTATGAAAAACTGAGGACATTACACATAAACATTGGTACTCAAACACATGAACATGTATTTAAGTAAAGGTGCTCAAAGCTTAGATGGATGTGTGTTTGGgtaatgggtttttttctcttatataatgattatatttaaatgtaacacACTTACCTCAGGAAGATTATCAAGCATGTCAAGGTCAGAATAGATGTCAAATGTGGCATTGCTGTTCTCATTAACATGTAATGGTGACCTCTGGACATTAGTTCCACTCTGcaaggaaaacacaaaaataaaaattgtaaaaaaaaaaagtattaacaaATAGGCTACCAAATACAGCTACTTTTCCACATGCcagatgaatatttttatacacttctCAGTTATCAGTGAAGTTGCTACTTTTTCACTACagaaatattatcacaaatgcATGATAGTTGATATAATTGATTTTTATGATACCATATATTACACAAGTTAGTATTATAAGTTTTGGTAATTTTTTAGATTTACCAGAACAAACCCACCACATGCATTTTCTCAAAATCTGGTTGATCAGCATCACTGTTAATTTAGATTATGTAACTTATAATCATTCtctaaaaatatatgtacattttaTACTTACAGTATGATTCTCTAATGTTTCAATATATAAATCAAGGCAACAATTTGTGCTTTCATCTTCCATTGCTCAGTTTTCctgtttctgaaacaaaataacaaagtttAATGTAAACATGTTACAGTCTACAGGCAagtaaagaaaaacatcttttgaTAAGGACTTATTCTCTTTCAATAGAtccattaataaataaagttaacaGCGGTTTTACTTTTACCctggggaagggaggaggactGCAGAGTGTTTTGCAACAGAAAACCACCAATATGCTAACAATCCCAGATGCATTAATTAGGGCAAAAGAAGGGTGGCAATAGCAGGAATAAAGGTTATGGCAGATATAATGAAAGGGGCTTTAAAATGCGACTGGGACTTGCTAGTTTTCAATGCACCTTGGAAAACATTAAGCTTCCTATATTTCAATCATATTTCGTCTATATCAGTAACCATGACAGTCGTTGGTACGTCTCCAAACTAAATAGCTACAGTCCCGCATACAGCAAAAATCTCAAATGTGATCTCGCACTTTTCGCAGCGACAAAGAGTACAGATGTAAATAAGACCAAGGTAATTACTAATTACAAACGAAGTactataataattaatatacttAGTCAAGCGCACTACTTTCCTGATCTCATGGACGAGGTAGGCGTTAGCTGTTCGCATCCAGACTCTCGTCGatgtaaaagataaataaaagaccTCAACTTTAAGAGTTCTTCTCTGTTCTGATAAACAAAAAGGTTTCACGTGTCAGCAATAACCAAATGCTTATAAATTTGCAGCAAATCTACTTACAAAGTGTGGTCAcctttgtatttctgtttgtcttctCGCGCGTTTTTCCTCTATTGCGTACTGCGCATGCCCaggaaggttaaaaaaaatcaacatccGGCGGAAGACGTACAAAGATGGCGAACTTTCGGCAGACACCGTTAACTTGCAGTGGTCATACCCGGCCAGTTGTTGATCTGGACTTTAGCGATATAACTCCTTGCGGTTACTTCTTGATAAGTGCCTGCAAAGGTAAGTAAATTATATATTCTATATAAAGCTTTTTTGAAAGAAGTGCTCCATATTTTTGGACGCAGATGTTCGGGATGCAGAGTGAATGTTCCATGCACACTAGTGATGTGGATCAACCTGTACTAAAAAGTGAATACGCTTCCAATATCCGGTAGTTTGTGTACATTGTTCGTACACTTTCTTAAGATAAGGTAGTGGGATTCTGGCcatttatagaaaaataaagagttaTTTGTAGTATTGGTGGGCTGATACAAGGAACTCGAGACAGTGTTATTTTCCCAAACACACCCTCGATTTTCCAGATTTTTCGAAATAAGTAaccacataaaaaaacaaaatgacagatgaCTTTACCGATATTCCCTTTGCATTTACCAAAGTGTGTCATTTCTTGTTTGAAAGACAAAGCTTGTGCTTGTGGAAACGCTGCTTAGCTGTATCATTATTTTGCAGATGGAAAACCTATGATCAGACAGGGAGACACCGGTGACTGGATTGGAACATTTGAAGGCCATAAAGGAGCTGTTTGGAGTGCTACTTTAAACAAAGATGCAACACGAGCTGCGACAGGAGCTGCTGACTTTACCGCGTaaattttttcttcatattgATGCATGCCCATGCCCTATGCaggtgtgtgcacacacacatacatgcacacagacttACATGAAGCATAAGATTGGTTTCACTTGTGGTTTTAGTTTCGATAGGTGGTAACGTTtgtgatgaaaatttattattccTTTCAGGTAACtcattgtttatttgtcattgtACACACAATGATGATTTAGTTTAAGGAAATTTTTTGTTGATATCTGCTGCTGATTTGGGGGTTATGTGCATTTGTTATTATGGCTACATACACAATACTTAAGACTCTTGGAAGACTGCCATACAATATTGTCATGTGCCTGGTGTATCTAGTTGATTTCAGGAAAATATTTATGTGGGTTAATAATAGAGCCTTCGTGGCCACCCTACAAAACTGAAGCcagtggtggaggtggggaggaCTTTCAAACAAAGCAGTGAAGTGACGACACTATACTACACATGACGCATAATTTATCtcagacaaaactgtttctctttttttttaatagaaaaatctGGGATGCAGAGAAAGGAGATGAGCTGCACACATTTTCCCATAGACATATTGTGAAGAGTGTGGACTTCAACAGAGCTGGCACCCATCTTCTTACAGGGAGCAATGAAAAACTCCTCAGGATATTTGATCTAAACAAGACAGATGCTGgtaaatctttttctcttacccattttctaattttctaaTGCAATCGTTCTGTAAATATGACCTTACCCTTTAGTTTAAGTTGcttctgtaagatgagaaaaacTGCCTGACCATCTTTTGTGTTCAAATTCTGCAAAGCAGGTTTTGAGGTGAAGCAACAGGTCTGTGTGTTTACAGTCTGAATTTCCACAGTTGTagaaaagaatggtttgacccagGAGACGAAGGCGAGGGTATTTGTTGGACCAGATGGAAGCAATTGATCACTAGCGTAGCCAGCACTAATGTGTTCCTCTCTTTTGGGTCAGAACATTTCTCCTGCACTAAGTTCAGCCTTTAATATTAGAAACTGTTGCTTTCAGACATAATTTAAAGGGATAGTAGAAACAATTTGTTTGCCTTCTTTATGCACAGAGCCTTTACAGTTTGCTGGTCACACATCCAACATCAGGGCTGCTCTGTTTTCAACTGACGGAAAAAGAGTTTTTAGTGCCTCAGATGACAAAACAGTCAGGTATTAATGGATTTGCTTTggttcacacattttttttcctatggtCATTATTACATGTGTTATTCGATCAATGTGATCACAGATGACAAAATGAGGTTAGTCATTAAAGGTGCAGTTAGTAAAGAGTTTTGATCAGTTTTGTGCATATGTTAAGTTTCATTGTGtaactgttattgttatttcttcCTTATATACATGGAGTCTTTAATTTGCATCATAAAAAATAAGCTGCACTACATTTTCACCAGTCATCATGTTTCTAGATAAATTTTTGCTTCAGGGCTTGGGATGCATCAGATGGCACAGAACTGAAGAGGCTGGACTTTTCTGCTATTCCTAACAGCTTGGTACTCAGCTCAGATGGGAAAACTATTGTTCTCACATATGGACAGTTTATAGCTTTCTACAATTCAGAGACGTAAGTAATCTAAGTTCTGATATAAATGTTTGCACGATCAAACGCTGCATTCATCAGATATTTTAAGTTAGTAAATCAGAAAGATCTGTTTGAAGTTCTCATCAATATATCCAGTAAGAAATCATTTGTCTTTTAGAAACCCCCAGCACCCCTGTAATAAAAACAGTGATGTGTGCATGATCACAGAATCTGAAGCCTGACAAggcaaaatatgtacaaatatttattgacaAATGACTAACTCTATTAGTTATACTATTAGTAATACTTGGGAAGTGTGCTCAATTAcgaaagttacaaaaataaagacagaacaagTGTTAGCTACAAGATAAGGATAAGGCAAGTGGcatcataaaaaaacttaacatGCAGTCTTACATCTAGAACATTCTTCACACCCTTGCATGTGCAACTGTTCTTGAGCAACTGGACTAAATGAGGTACAATTTCAAGTGCTACAGAGTACTTCTACACACGAGCATAGCATAACATCTGCTCAAGctgaataaaattaattctcCTGCTAGTCTATGTTGCaatatggacaaaatgctggatggctttctgacaatttgctgatcgcAAAAGGAAGCTAAATCCTTCTTCTCGACACCAATCACAATAGAACATATATTAACAATACTGTTCAAACTGTTCTTATCATGATCAGTTTGTGGATTCAGCATACAAAGGAAAGAGGTAAAAGATTTTTCAATGAATGACAGCTAAAAACAGCTCAAGACTGCTTTTATGAATGTTCAGCTTGCAAAGAAGGTGCACTCTTTGCTGCCATGCTTAACAATATGTTCAATGTTGTTGACATCCCACTTAACCTAGCAATCAAATATGGGGTCTGGATacatgaaaatgtcaacattctCAACAGGTTTATTGTCTATTACATGGGAAACAACAGcaccatcttttattttttctgaagacTATGCTCCCCTCTTttgtcttatctacatttaattccAGAAAATTTGCATCACAACAATgtacaaaatttgaaaatgctGTGCCATGATCTTTCTTGTGTACCTTGCAACAGGGCCAACATCATCTGAAAATTTAACTATATATCAATTCTTCTCATTACTTCTGCAgtactatttcttcttttgattactgtttgaaatttttattgtgCATGCTGCAAGATACTTTGAAGGACGGTCTCAGTGTAGTGCCGGGTCATGTGGCTGAACCAGACCCATTTACACCGTTTAATTGTTACGAGAAGGGGCTTCTGGTATCGGGGCGACCATGTTCCGTACAATGTATTGGTTTTAAGCTCACATTACAAAATCTGTAATGCCACATTTAATTGTGGCAACAGCTTTATCATTATTGCTCAGTCAAGAGTAATGGGAGTTCTTCTTTATAACAGATTAGAAAAGATCAAAGAGTTTGAAGCACCGGCACCAATCAACTCTGCCTCACTTCACCCATGTGAGAAATTCTTTGTTGCTGGTGGAGAGGATTTCAAAATGTACAAGTTTGATTATGAAACGGGTGCTGAAATTGGTAAGTGACACAAAATCCATCTCCATGTTTGATAATAAAAGGCAGCTCAGAAATCAAAATCTTGCTATCTTGTTTGGCTTATAAAGCTTCACAAATTGTTCTGCCACTTCAGTTGACCAGTGTGATTATGTTATTACTTGTATCGTAacactgcataaaaaaaaactattgagaTTGAAAATACACATGTAAAATCACAGCTTAGTAAATTGGGGGGTGGTAGTGGTTAGGGGACAGGGCACAGCAATCATGTTTTGGCTAGCCGTAGACCTTAGCAGCCTAGCATGTAACTAGAAAATGCAATTATATGCAGTTAACTGTGGAGCTGTAAGGTTcaaaaacccaaaaccaaaCATCCATGATTGTAGAAAATGGTGCTTTTCTAAATAAGATTTTTCACAAATGTAGATTAGATGTTGGAAGCTGTTTTTgaattatttgcttattttagAGGATCTTGTGCTTTTGCAGAGTCTTTCAAAGGTCATTTTGGGCCCGTTCACTGTGTGCGGTTCTCTCCTGATGGCGAGTTGTACGCCAGTGGCAGTGAGGACGGTACTCTGCGTCTGTGGCAGACCACAGTCGGCAAAACCTATGGGCTCTGGAAATGCATAGTTCCTGATGACAACAACTCATTTGATGTCCAGAACAATACCGCAGAACTCAAAGTTGAGACTTAACCTGAGTTTTGCTACTATGCTACTTGGAACGGCTTGTATGACATCTAGCAAA
The sequence above is a segment of the Pomacea canaliculata isolate SZHN2017 linkage group LG6, ASM307304v1, whole genome shotgun sequence genome. Coding sequences within it:
- the LOC112565556 gene encoding serine-threonine kinase receptor-associated protein-like, which gives rise to MANFRQTPLTCSGHTRPVVDLDFSDITPCGYFLISACKDGKPMIRQGDTGDWIGTFEGHKGAVWSATLNKDATRAATGAADFTAKIWDAEKGDELHTFSHRHIVKSVDFNRAGTHLLTGSNEKLLRIFDLNKTDAEPLQFAGHTSNIRAALFSTDGKRVFSASDDKTVRAWDASDGTELKRLDFSAIPNSLVLSSDGKTIVLTYGQFIAFYNSETLEKIKEFEAPAPINSASLHPCEKFFVAGGEDFKMYKFDYETGAEIESFKGHFGPVHCVRFSPDGELYASGSEDGTLRLWQTTVGKTYGLWKCIVPDDNNSFDVQNNTAELKVET